The sequence CGCGCCCACGCCCACCACCGTCAGGATCAAGTTGGTCAACGCCATCGCCACACAACAACTCCTCTGTAGAACCCTAGCGCGAGGCGTGGATCGTCGCCGGAGTTTGGGGCGAGAAAGGGCCTGCTGACGGCGTCGGAGCAGAGAGATGAGGTTTTGAGATATGGGCTTGCCTGCTCGGAATAATAAGATGGGGCCTGCGCGGTGTTGCTGGCCCGTTAAAGGCCCACATGCTACCTCACAAGGCTGAAAGCCCAGCTTCTGTTAACTCCTCCCCGCTGAGACGTCCAACACCCACCGCCGGTCACgaattggcggcggcggcggcgacacggCAAGATGCTATCCCGCGCCCGGCGCCTCCACCCCGCCATCCGCTGCCTCCTCCGTGCAACCGCTGCACCCTCGTCTCCTCACCCTCTTCCCACACAACACATCCTAACTGGCTCCCAAATCCCTAAACCCTTCCCCCTCCTGCGCCGCCACCTCTCGTCCCCACCGGCGCCGGTGTCTTCCCCTCCGGCGGTGGTGTCTTCTGACCTCCCAGCCGTCTGTACCAATGGCAAGTGCCCGGGTTGCGGCATCGCCATGCAGTCCGCCGACCCGGCCCTCCCCGGCTTCTTCAACCTCCCATCCCCCAAGTCTCCCGACTACCGCGCGCGCCTCGCGCCCGTCACCGCCGACGACACCGGCATCTCGGCCTCCCTGAAAAGCGGGCTCCTCCAGGAGGGCCAAGAGAACTCACGGGAGGGCGGGGCGgtcgcggtggtggcggcggcagcggaggcggaggccgagaagaagAGCAAGGTGGTGGTGTGTGCTCGGTGCCACTCGCTGCGCCACTACGGCCACGTCAAGCGCCCCGACGCCGAGGTCCTGCTCCCGGACTTCGACTTCGTGGCCGCCGTCGGCCCGCGCCTCGCGTCGCCCTCGGGGGCCAGGTCGCTGGTGCTGCTCCTCGCGGACGCGTCGGACTTCGACGGCTCCTTTCCGCGCGCCGTGGCGCGCCTGGTCGCCGTCACCAGCGAGGCCCACCACGCGGACTGGAAGCGTGGTGCGCCGTCTAACCTCCCCCGCGCAGTGCTCGTGGTCACCAAGCTCGACTTGCTCCCGACGCCGTCGCTTTCCCCCGACGACGTGCACGCGTGGGCGCAGGCCCGCGCGCGCGCCGGTGCTGGCGCGGACCTGCAGCTGGCCGGCGTTCACCTTGTCAGCGCGGcgcgagggtggggggtgcgcgaCCTGCTGAACCACGTGCGCGAGCTCGCCGGGGCGCGCGGCAAGGTCTGGGCTGTTGGCGCGCGGAATGTGGGCAAATCGACGCTGCTGAATGCCATTGCTCGGTGCTCTGGGGCAGAGAGCGGGCAAACCTTGACAGAGGCGCCTGTTCCGGGAACAACCCTCGGGGTGATCCGGGTGGATGGCGTTCTTGGTGCTCAGGCCAAGCTGTTTGATACTCCGGGCCTGCTTCATGGACACCAGCTGACGTCCAGACTTACACCCGAGGAGCAGAAGCTTGTTCAAGTG comes from Triticum aestivum cultivar Chinese Spring chromosome 5B, IWGSC CS RefSeq v2.1, whole genome shotgun sequence and encodes:
- the LOC123111801 gene encoding GTP-binding protein BRASSINAZOLE INSENSITIVE PALE GREEN 2, chloroplastic; this encodes MLSRARRLHPAIRCLLRATAAPSSPHPLPTQHILTGSQIPKPFPLLRRHLSSPPAPVSSPPAVVSSDLPAVCTNGKCPGCGIAMQSADPALPGFFNLPSPKSPDYRARLAPVTADDTGISASLKSGLLQEGQENSREGGAVAVVAAAAEAEAEKKSKVVVCARCHSLRHYGHVKRPDAEVLLPDFDFVAAVGPRLASPSGARSLVLLLADASDFDGSFPRAVARLVAVTSEAHHADWKRGAPSNLPRAVLVVTKLDLLPTPSLSPDDVHAWAQARARAGAGADLQLAGVHLVSAARGWGVRDLLNHVRELAGARGKVWAVGARNVGKSTLLNAIARCSGAESGQTLTEAPVPGTTLGVIRVDGVLGAQAKLFDTPGLLHGHQLTSRLTPEEQKLVQVRKEMRPRTYRIKAGQSIHIGGLVRLDVEDLTVGSIYVTVWASPLVPLHMGKTENAESMMKDHFGLQLQPPIGQKRVKELGKWVRKQFKVSGNSWDANTMDIAISGLGWYGIGLKGEAVLGLWTYDGVDVVPRSSLVHERASIFEETGFSVSKVVSRADSMTNKLKGNKKTSKKEMKAGSHSSEVSELSELATVIDA